One Natrinema halophilum genomic window carries:
- a CDS encoding DUF5798 family protein yields the protein MGLGSTAKKIQTLSDRAEAMYKQVQKLQQRITGLEEKTDETHETVSRMDHQLTEQRALLLAIAEEQGIDGEEILADAAIDEAELETAGEATDTERTPVTEDGTADAAANDPSPK from the coding sequence ATGGGACTCGGCAGCACTGCAAAGAAGATTCAAACGCTTTCGGATCGAGCCGAAGCGATGTACAAGCAGGTACAGAAACTTCAGCAGCGAATCACGGGGCTGGAAGAGAAGACGGACGAAACCCACGAGACGGTCTCGCGAATGGACCACCAGCTCACCGAGCAACGCGCACTCCTGCTCGCGATTGCGGAGGAGCAGGGAATAGACGGAGAGGAGATCCTGGCGGATGCTGCGATCGACGAAGCTGAACTCGAGACGGCCGGCGAGGCAACCGATACCGAACGGACGCCGGTGACCGAAGACGGGACGGCCGACGCGGCTGCCAACGATCCCAGTCCAAAGTAA